One genomic window of Desulfuromonas sp. AOP6 includes the following:
- a CDS encoding ABC transporter permease — MVRGKKQSFFLDVFWPRFRRNRMALAGLAIVLGMFLLALLAPVIGGDPGAIDIPHRLQSPGLAYPLGTDDLGRDVMTRILYGARISLLVGVVAIGIATVIGIFLGALAGYYGGWIDAVIMRFVDIMLCFPTFFLILAVIAFLEPSIWNIMIIIGLTGWMGVARLVRAEFLSLRERDFVLAALALGASDLRIIFRHILPNALSPVLVSATLGVAGAILTESALSFLGIGVQPPTPSWGNMLIAGKQTLGTAWWLSAFPGLAILITVLGYNLLGEGIRDALDPRLKE; from the coding sequence ATGGTTAGAGGTAAAAAACAGTCTTTCTTTCTCGATGTTTTCTGGCCGCGGTTCCGCCGGAACCGTATGGCTCTGGCCGGCTTGGCCATTGTGCTGGGGATGTTTCTTCTCGCTCTTCTCGCTCCCGTGATCGGCGGTGATCCTGGCGCCATCGACATCCCCCATCGACTGCAGTCTCCTGGTCTGGCCTATCCCTTGGGAACGGATGATCTCGGACGAGACGTCATGACACGCATTCTCTATGGCGCCCGGATTTCTCTACTGGTCGGGGTTGTGGCTATTGGCATTGCCACGGTGATTGGAATCTTTCTTGGGGCCTTGGCCGGGTACTATGGGGGATGGATCGATGCCGTCATCATGCGCTTTGTCGATATCATGCTCTGCTTCCCCACTTTTTTTCTTATCCTTGCCGTCATCGCTTTTCTGGAACCCTCCATCTGGAACATCATGATCATCATCGGGCTGACGGGATGGATGGGCGTCGCCCGTCTGGTGCGGGCCGAGTTCCTCTCTCTTCGCGAGAGGGATTTCGTGTTGGCGGCTTTGGCTCTTGGTGCTTCCGATCTGCGGATCATTTTCCGCCATATTCTGCCCAATGCCCTGTCACCGGTTCTGGTGTCGGCGACCTTGGGGGTTGCCGGCGCCATTCTGACGGAAAGTGCCCTGTCCTTTCTGGGGATAGGGGTGCAGCCTCCCACACCATCCTGGGGAAATATGCTGATTGCCGGTAAGCAGACCCTGGGCACTGCCTGGTGGCTGTCCGCTTTTCCCGGTCTGGCCATTCTTATTACGGTCCTTGGGTATAACCTTTTGGGTGAGGGCATCCGGGATGCTCTCGACCCACGCCTGAAAGAATAG
- a CDS encoding YchJ family metal-binding protein — translation MCAKINRNDLCPCGSGKKYKKCCLLQSQTVKDLRGISPAGLVRARAHAFGEGNFGLIYDTYHGDSHFRQQFPERDAYIHYGKANLSSDFSIRQCMVIREEIIESEAHVIFYLETVYRGTRSESFELSLFYREEGEWRYHSSQKMDRADYDGAVADLAKADFEKVKDKVYF, via the coding sequence ATGTGTGCCAAAATCAATCGCAACGATCTCTGCCCTTGCGGCAGCGGGAAAAAATACAAAAAGTGTTGTTTGCTGCAAAGTCAAACCGTGAAGGATCTCCGTGGAATTTCGCCCGCCGGTTTGGTTCGTGCCAGAGCGCACGCCTTTGGAGAGGGCAACTTCGGTCTGATTTACGATACCTACCACGGTGACTCTCATTTTCGACAGCAGTTTCCCGAGCGCGATGCCTATATCCATTACGGGAAAGCGAATCTATCCTCTGATTTCTCCATCAGGCAGTGCATGGTTATCCGTGAGGAAATCATTGAATCAGAGGCCCATGTCATCTTTTACCTCGAGACCGTTTATCGCGGAACCCGTAGTGAAAGCTTCGAGCTCTCTCTCTTCTATCGTGAAGAGGGTGAGTGGCGATACCATTCCAGCCAGAAAATGGATAGGGCGGATTATGATGGGGCCGTGGCGGACCTTGCCAAGGCTGATTTTGAGAAGGTTAAAGACAAAGTTTATTTCTAA
- a CDS encoding sodium-dependent transporter — translation MNGSSARTQWASRLGFILAAAGSAIGLGNIWKFPYITGQNGGGAFVLVYLLCILLVGLPIMMAELHIGRHGQRDAVGCFAVLEGKPTRWRFIGWLGVSSSFLLLSFYAVVAGWSFDYVVQAASGAFQARSAEEINAVFAQLVSSPGQVVFWQGSFLVATAGIVLGGVRGGIERWSKILMPLLFLLLLLLFFRGMLSPGAKAGLEFMFRPDFSKLTPAALLDALGHAFFTLSLGAGTMITYGSYLDRQADLLSLSVRITLLDIMVALLAGLAIFPVVFAAGLEPGSGPGLVFQTIPIVFSAMPFGSVLAVLFFLLLSFAAMSSSISMLEVSVSYLVDEKGWRRGLATMVLGLAAFVIGLPSALSFNLLADVTPFFGQTFFDFANALVSSYLLPLGGFSVAVYAGWFWKGERLQDELSGGKIRPWLYPLWHFLVKYVAPAAVAVVLLNQMGWFTP, via the coding sequence ATGAATGGCTCCTCCGCACGGACGCAGTGGGCCAGCCGCCTTGGATTCATTCTGGCAGCTGCCGGCAGCGCCATAGGCCTTGGCAATATCTGGAAATTTCCCTACATTACCGGACAGAACGGCGGCGGCGCCTTTGTGCTGGTCTATCTGCTCTGCATTCTGCTTGTCGGTCTGCCCATTATGATGGCCGAACTCCATATCGGCCGCCATGGGCAGAGGGACGCTGTCGGATGTTTTGCTGTGCTTGAGGGCAAGCCTACCCGTTGGCGTTTCATCGGCTGGCTGGGAGTATCTTCCTCCTTTCTGCTGCTGTCTTTTTATGCCGTCGTGGCGGGCTGGAGCTTCGATTATGTCGTGCAGGCTGCTTCCGGCGCTTTTCAGGCCCGCAGTGCCGAAGAGATTAATGCTGTTTTCGCCCAACTCGTTTCCTCTCCCGGCCAGGTTGTCTTCTGGCAGGGAAGTTTTCTTGTTGCCACCGCCGGTATTGTCCTCGGCGGCGTTCGGGGTGGTATCGAACGCTGGAGTAAAATTCTCATGCCGCTGCTTTTCCTGCTGCTGCTCCTTCTTTTCTTTCGCGGCATGCTTTCTCCGGGGGCAAAAGCAGGTCTCGAATTCATGTTTCGACCCGATTTCTCCAAGCTCACACCGGCGGCTCTGCTCGATGCCCTGGGGCATGCGTTTTTCACCCTTTCCTTGGGGGCGGGCACCATGATTACCTACGGTTCCTACCTGGATCGCCAAGCTGACCTGCTGTCCCTTTCGGTACGCATCACTTTGCTCGATATCATGGTGGCCCTGCTGGCCGGACTCGCGATCTTTCCCGTTGTTTTTGCCGCCGGTCTGGAACCAGGCAGCGGGCCTGGCCTGGTGTTTCAGACCATTCCCATCGTTTTTTCCGCCATGCCTTTTGGTTCCGTCCTCGCTGTCCTTTTCTTTCTGCTTCTTTCCTTCGCAGCCATGTCGTCGTCCATCTCCATGCTGGAGGTTTCCGTTTCTTATCTGGTCGACGAGAAAGGCTGGCGACGGGGACTGGCCACCATGGTGCTGGGGCTTGCCGCCTTCGTCATCGGACTGCCCTCGGCGCTTTCTTTTAACTTATTGGCTGACGTTACGCCGTTTTTCGGCCAGACTTTTTTTGACTTCGCCAATGCGCTGGTTTCTTCCTACCTGCTGCCTCTGGGTGGTTTTTCCGTCGCGGTATACGCTGGCTGGTTCTGGAAAGGTGAACGTTTACAAGATGAATTAAGCGGCGGGAAAATCCGCCCCTGGCTCTATCCTTTGTGGCATTTTTTAGTAAAGTACGTGGCACCCGCGGCGGTCGCCGTCGTTTTATTGAACCAGATGGGTTGGTTCACCCCTTAA